A window of Lepeophtheirus salmonis unplaced genomic scaffold, UVic_Lsal_1.4 unplaced_contig_13779_pilon, whole genome shotgun sequence contains these coding sequences:
- the LOC121130911 gene encoding uncharacterized protein isoform X1, with translation MCRSEYLGLPLWACLGIPMFSLSSFLQPKFYNIWRNFGAGIALYMLKKSIGAVIDHFMYIKGNDTNPILMEMSHHILLNFYAIKANLKDAGREGAKVARIARNTAIVRASREGDLFMRPFDVVVLLARFRRSSHLAKAVQKMMEQDPENLPITLLRDWALLFLFLEGQGQRGGKCMNLMCSEFMEKIVDHHGSWIFSIKSHKTKESMGPAKIIVNDGLAKKLLNLYALRESELPRKSDFFFRTWGGVELQVMRSSIDILREQMLRAGFIDPYDKGLDTLTTGAVRKSFATLGQRVPGLKDRLAWAMSHSSETAKGIYTVDQDHRVSIETNRMVNEVLSKILDNGAYLESLKTNTEGLNWAHVSGIENDEENVQPPAPHPQVSN, from the exons ATGTGCAGGAGCGAGTATCTGGGTTTACCATTGTGGGCCTGCTTGGGAATTCCAATGTTCAGCCTGTCCTCATTCCTCCAACCAAAGTTTTACAATATTTGGAGGAACTTCGGGGCGGGTATTGCGTTATACATGCTAAAAAAGAGCATTGGAGCTGTCATTGaccattttatgtatataaagggCAATGACACCAATCCCATCCTGATGGAAATGAGCCATCACATCCTGCTAAACTTCTATGCCATCAAGGCTAATTTGAAGGATGCAGGTAGAGAAGGTGCGAAGGTTGCAAGGATAGCGCGCAACACTGCAATCGTTCGTGCCAGTAGGGAGGGCGATTTGTTCATGCGACCTTTCGACGTGGTCGTCCTCCTGGCTCGTTTCCGTCGATCTTCACATCTTGCGAAGGCTGTGCAAAAAATGATGGAGCAGGATCCAGAGAATTTGCCGATCACTCTACTAAGAGATTGGGCATTGCTCTTTCTCTTTTTAGAGGGGCAAGGTCAGAGGGGAGGGAAATGCATGAATCTCATGTGTTCAGAGTTTATGGAAAAGATTGTTGATCATCATGGATCTTGGATCTTTTCCATAAAGTCTCACAAGACCAAGGAGTCTATGGGTCCTGCGAAAATCATCGTAAATGATGGCCTGGCAAAGAAGCTCCTCAACCTGTATGCTTTGAGGGAATCAGAACTTCCTCGGAAGTCTGATTTCTTCTTTCGTACTTGGGGCGGAGTGGAATTGCAAGTAATGAGGAGCTCGATTGATATCCTCAGGGAGCAGATGCTCCGTGCAGGTTTCATTGATCCTTATGACAAAGGGCTTGATACACTTACAACAGGTGCTGTAAGAAAATCCTTCGCTACCCTTGGTCAGCGTGTACCTGGGCTCAAGGATAGGCTCGCCTGGGCCATGTCTCATTCCAGCGAGACGGCCAAGGGTATTTATACAGTGGATCAAGACCATCGAGTTTCTATTGAGACCAATCGAATGGTAAACGAGGTCTTGAGCAAGATt tTGGATAATGGTGCTTATCTCGAATCACTCAAGACAAATACCGAAGGTCTCAATTGGGCTCATGTaagt
- the LOC121130911 gene encoding uncharacterized protein isoform X2, which produces MCRSEYLGLPLWACLGIPMFSLSSFLQPKFYNIWRNFGAGIALYMLKKSIGAVIDHFMYIKGNDTNPILMEMSHHILLNFYAIKANLKDAGREGAKVARIARNTAIVRASREGDLFMRPFDVVVLLARFRRSSHLAKAVQKMMEQDPENLPITLLRDWALLFLFLEGQGQRGGKCMNLMCSEFMEKIVDHHGSWIFSIKSHKTKESMGPAKIIVNDGLAKKLLNLYALRESELPRKSDFFFRTWGGVELQVMRSSIDILREQMLRAGFIDPYDKGLDTLTTGAVRKSFATLGQRVPGLKDRLAWAMSHSSETAKGIYTVDQDHRVSIETNRMVNEVLSKILDNGAYLESLKTNTEGLNWAHGIENDEENVQPPAPHPQVSN; this is translated from the exons ATGTGCAGGAGCGAGTATCTGGGTTTACCATTGTGGGCCTGCTTGGGAATTCCAATGTTCAGCCTGTCCTCATTCCTCCAACCAAAGTTTTACAATATTTGGAGGAACTTCGGGGCGGGTATTGCGTTATACATGCTAAAAAAGAGCATTGGAGCTGTCATTGaccattttatgtatataaagggCAATGACACCAATCCCATCCTGATGGAAATGAGCCATCACATCCTGCTAAACTTCTATGCCATCAAGGCTAATTTGAAGGATGCAGGTAGAGAAGGTGCGAAGGTTGCAAGGATAGCGCGCAACACTGCAATCGTTCGTGCCAGTAGGGAGGGCGATTTGTTCATGCGACCTTTCGACGTGGTCGTCCTCCTGGCTCGTTTCCGTCGATCTTCACATCTTGCGAAGGCTGTGCAAAAAATGATGGAGCAGGATCCAGAGAATTTGCCGATCACTCTACTAAGAGATTGGGCATTGCTCTTTCTCTTTTTAGAGGGGCAAGGTCAGAGGGGAGGGAAATGCATGAATCTCATGTGTTCAGAGTTTATGGAAAAGATTGTTGATCATCATGGATCTTGGATCTTTTCCATAAAGTCTCACAAGACCAAGGAGTCTATGGGTCCTGCGAAAATCATCGTAAATGATGGCCTGGCAAAGAAGCTCCTCAACCTGTATGCTTTGAGGGAATCAGAACTTCCTCGGAAGTCTGATTTCTTCTTTCGTACTTGGGGCGGAGTGGAATTGCAAGTAATGAGGAGCTCGATTGATATCCTCAGGGAGCAGATGCTCCGTGCAGGTTTCATTGATCCTTATGACAAAGGGCTTGATACACTTACAACAGGTGCTGTAAGAAAATCCTTCGCTACCCTTGGTCAGCGTGTACCTGGGCTCAAGGATAGGCTCGCCTGGGCCATGTCTCATTCCAGCGAGACGGCCAAGGGTATTTATACAGTGGATCAAGACCATCGAGTTTCTATTGAGACCAATCGAATGGTAAACGAGGTCTTGAGCAAGATt tTGGATAATGGTGCTTATCTCGAATCACTCAAGACAAATACCGAAGGTCTCAATTGGGCTCAT